One Microlunatus soli genomic window carries:
- a CDS encoding ABC transporter permease, which produces MAATTSVRAVDDAADSAAGRGASRRRSASGRSPQRRTTFRARLRCDWQMLLMMVPGLAFLLLFFYIPIFGNVIAFQDYQPYLGISTSEWVGLQNFIDLYDNPDFWSALKNTLVLAVFQLVLFFPVPLFLAILVDSLISTKIRRIFQSIVYLPHFLSWVLVIALFQQSLGGAGALNNLLRDFGASPIPFMTDPSTFPLMATLQVVWKESGWAMIIFLAALANVDVALYEAAAADGAGRWRRMWHITLPSIRTTIVLLLILRIGDILSVGFEQFILQRDAVGADAAEVLDTFTYYAGVIGGDWSAGAAAGLAKGVVGAVLIFAANKIAHRLGEQGIFMSRKADR; this is translated from the coding sequence ATGGCAGCCACCACGTCGGTCCGAGCCGTCGACGATGCGGCGGACAGTGCCGCCGGGCGCGGAGCGTCGCGACGCAGATCGGCATCCGGCCGATCGCCGCAGCGGCGTACGACGTTCCGGGCCCGATTGCGCTGCGACTGGCAGATGCTGCTGATGATGGTCCCGGGGTTGGCGTTCCTGCTGCTGTTCTTCTACATCCCGATCTTCGGCAACGTGATCGCCTTTCAGGACTATCAGCCGTATCTGGGCATCTCGACCAGTGAGTGGGTCGGGCTGCAGAACTTCATCGACCTGTACGACAACCCCGACTTCTGGTCGGCGCTGAAGAACACCCTGGTGCTCGCGGTGTTCCAACTGGTGCTGTTCTTCCCGGTGCCGTTGTTCCTGGCGATCTTGGTCGACTCCTTGATCAGCACCAAGATCCGGCGGATCTTCCAGAGCATCGTCTACCTGCCGCACTTCCTGTCCTGGGTGCTGGTGATCGCGCTGTTCCAGCAGTCGCTGGGCGGTGCCGGTGCGCTGAACAACCTGCTCCGCGACTTCGGAGCCAGCCCGATCCCGTTCATGACCGATCCCTCCACCTTCCCGCTGATGGCGACCCTGCAGGTGGTCTGGAAGGAGTCGGGCTGGGCGATGATCATCTTCCTGGCCGCGCTGGCCAATGTCGACGTCGCCCTGTACGAGGCTGCGGCCGCCGACGGCGCCGGTCGCTGGCGACGGATGTGGCACATCACGCTGCCCTCCATCCGGACCACCATCGTGCTGCTGTTGATCTTGCGGATCGGCGACATCCTCAGCGTCGGCTTCGAACAGTTCATCCTGCAGCGCGACGCGGTCGGAGCCGACGCGGCGGAGGTGCTGGACACCTTCACCTACTACGCCGGCGTGATCGGCGGCGACTGGTCGGCCGGTGCCGCAGCCGGACTGGCCAAGGGTGTGGTCGGAGCGGTGTTGATCTTCGCGGCGAACAAGATCGCCCATCGGCTCGGTGAACAAGGAATCTTCATGTCCAGGAAGGCGGACCGATGA
- a CDS encoding carbohydrate ABC transporter permease, producing MSARTAVDTGRPAWKEPPAFGYQVIKAVVIGAISLAIVIPLLIVVSTSLASDDQIIKAGGYVLFPTHPTLKSYQTLFSGGVMFRAVGVSIFVTVIGTLIALFVTITMAYATSRPVLFGRPALFLVLFTLLFAPGLIPMYLMVRELGLLNSLWSLILPTALSAFNFVVMRSFFTSIPEELIESARIDGASDFVILRRVVLPLSKAVVAVVGLFYAVGFWNAFFNALLYINDTAKWPIQLILRSYVLQGQSLTADQLGVDRLPPPQSIQMAVVVIALVPIALVYPFLQRHFTKGVITGAVKG from the coding sequence ATGAGCGCCCGTACAGCTGTCGACACCGGCCGGCCTGCCTGGAAGGAGCCACCGGCTTTCGGCTATCAGGTGATCAAGGCGGTGGTGATCGGGGCGATCAGCCTGGCAATCGTGATCCCGCTGCTGATCGTCGTCTCCACCTCGCTGGCCAGTGATGATCAGATCATCAAGGCGGGCGGCTACGTACTCTTCCCGACCCATCCGACCCTGAAGTCGTATCAGACCCTGTTCAGCGGCGGGGTGATGTTCCGTGCCGTCGGGGTGAGCATCTTCGTGACCGTGATCGGCACCCTGATCGCACTGTTCGTCACGATCACGATGGCCTATGCCACCAGCCGGCCGGTGCTGTTCGGCCGACCGGCGCTGTTCCTGGTGCTGTTTACTCTGCTGTTCGCGCCGGGGCTGATCCCGATGTATCTGATGGTCCGTGAGCTCGGGCTGCTGAACTCGTTGTGGTCGTTGATCCTGCCGACGGCGCTGAGCGCTTTCAACTTCGTGGTGATGCGGTCCTTCTTCACCAGCATCCCGGAGGAGCTGATCGAGAGCGCCCGGATCGACGGCGCGAGCGACTTCGTGATCTTGCGTCGGGTCGTGCTGCCGTTGTCCAAGGCGGTGGTCGCCGTGGTCGGCCTGTTCTACGCCGTCGGCTTCTGGAACGCCTTCTTCAACGCGCTGCTCTACATCAACGACACCGCCAAGTGGCCGATCCAGTTGATCTTGCGGAGCTACGTGCTGCAGGGCCAGTCGCTGACCGCCGATCAGCTCGGCGTCGATCGGCTACCACCGCCGCAGTCGATCCAGATGGCGGTCGTGGTGATCGCCCTGGTCCCGATCGCGCTGGTCTATCCCTTCCTGCAAAGGCATTTCACCAAGGGCGTCATCACCGGCGCCGTCAAGGGCTGA
- a CDS encoding type 2 periplasmic-binding domain-containing protein, which translates to MSATQISRRHLLALSGSLGALAVGGTLTGCGSGGSQDGGAAKSAAVKLPTYKEFTGIKPDLPGDTDGLQPGFLAMPSDAVASTEKAPLSSDVTALSETFTTPPPGMGSNPFWQRLNGELGGKLQITIGTDPGYPEKFATILASDDLPDMMWLPPNQGIPNVGPMLEAKFADLTSHLSGDAVLEYPNLAALKPDSWRTAVVNGKIWGAPIPSTPFGQVMIGHPKLWDKVGGFSFDSADDFLAKAKELTDPKNKVYALEPAYINMMHMFGEWFGAPTGWRVNKDRTLTNIYETDEYFAALEFGAKVFAAGCFYPDANLPDARPKVAQGSIAAYVSVGPTGINELRQFDKTLQGVGLVPFGWDGKSEPNYDMGYGTVGFTPFKKADEARIKELLSLINWLSAPFGTKEYLQKNYGTEGKDFTFDSHGNANLTKTGTTNAPGLVSALQIMSSSESVIYSTQYADDTKKIYALEKELLKHAHRNPTAGTYSDTNSKKGAKLSQQITDAVTDVVTGRKKPDTFKEAVKRWRNGGGDKIREEYQKVLAKDVTADGS; encoded by the coding sequence ATGTCTGCAACGCAAATCTCTCGGCGTCACCTGCTGGCTCTGTCCGGATCTCTCGGCGCCCTCGCCGTCGGCGGCACCCTGACCGGCTGCGGCTCGGGCGGCTCGCAGGACGGTGGTGCGGCCAAGTCCGCGGCCGTCAAACTTCCTACCTACAAGGAGTTCACCGGCATCAAGCCGGACCTGCCCGGCGACACGGACGGCCTGCAGCCGGGTTTCCTGGCGATGCCGTCCGACGCGGTCGCCTCCACCGAGAAAGCGCCGCTGTCCAGCGACGTCACCGCACTCAGCGAGACCTTCACCACGCCACCGCCGGGAATGGGATCGAACCCGTTCTGGCAGCGGCTGAACGGCGAACTGGGCGGCAAGCTGCAGATCACCATCGGCACCGATCCGGGCTATCCGGAGAAGTTCGCGACGATCCTGGCCAGTGATGATCTTCCGGACATGATGTGGCTGCCGCCGAACCAGGGCATTCCCAATGTCGGTCCGATGTTGGAGGCGAAGTTCGCCGACCTGACCTCGCACCTGTCCGGTGATGCGGTGCTGGAGTATCCCAACCTGGCTGCCCTGAAGCCCGACTCCTGGCGGACCGCGGTGGTGAACGGCAAGATCTGGGGCGCACCGATCCCCAGTACACCGTTCGGGCAGGTGATGATCGGGCATCCGAAGCTGTGGGACAAGGTCGGTGGGTTCAGCTTCGACAGTGCCGACGACTTCCTGGCCAAGGCCAAGGAACTGACCGATCCCAAGAACAAGGTGTACGCGCTCGAACCCGCCTACATCAACATGATGCACATGTTCGGCGAGTGGTTCGGCGCACCGACCGGGTGGCGGGTCAACAAGGACCGGACGTTGACCAACATCTACGAGACCGACGAATACTTCGCCGCCCTCGAATTCGGTGCCAAGGTGTTCGCCGCCGGCTGCTTCTACCCCGACGCCAACCTGCCGGATGCCCGGCCGAAGGTGGCTCAGGGCAGTATCGCTGCCTACGTGTCGGTCGGCCCGACCGGCATCAACGAACTGCGCCAGTTCGACAAGACACTGCAGGGTGTCGGGTTGGTGCCCTTCGGCTGGGACGGCAAGAGCGAGCCGAACTACGATATGGGCTATGGAACCGTCGGGTTCACGCCGTTCAAGAAGGCGGACGAGGCCCGGATCAAAGAGTTGTTGTCCTTGATCAACTGGCTGTCCGCACCGTTCGGGACGAAGGAGTATCTGCAGAAGAACTACGGCACGGAGGGCAAGGACTTCACCTTCGACTCCCACGGCAACGCCAATCTCACCAAGACCGGTACGACGAACGCCCCGGGCCTGGTGAGTGCGCTGCAGATCATGAGCTCCTCGGAGTCGGTGATCTATTCGACCCAGTACGCCGATGACACCAAGAAGATCTACGCGCTGGAGAAGGAGTTGCTGAAGCATGCCCATCGCAACCCGACGGCCGGCACCTACTCCGACACCAACTCCAAGAAGGGTGCCAAGCTCAGCCAGCAGATCACCGATGCCGTCACCGATGTGGTGACCGGCCGCAAGAAGCCGGACACCTTCAAAGAGGCGGTCAAGCGGTGGCGCAACGGGGGCGGCGACAAGATCAGGGAGGAGTATCAGAAGGTGCTCGCTAAGGACGTCACTGCCGATGGCTCCTGA
- a CDS encoding LacI family DNA-binding transcriptional regulator, whose product MAPDQPKDPVVAPSDSVAPGVASPQTPPVVVGRPTLRMVADLAGVSTATVSYVLSGRARGSARVSEATVGRVREAAQQLQYRPNQAARTMRTGRTNVVLLSLTMLSDPWSQAMADAVSAAVTPAGLTALILADGDWQATLDRQKADAVFVDGIEPGDVTEIRRLVERGDRIVVFDDTLEPDGFDVVRSPAIGGCRLAVRHLLEHHQRIGCLAVESNRPRSPRLQVYYDELAAAGVAVGEHDVETFERDAASAYEAATRMLERDDRPTAIYAVSDFAAISAIRAAHRLGIRVPDDVAVIGVGNTLEGERTRPTLSTVGPTDFYSRVARIIADRATGTDTGPGRLYEFDWSLFVRESTAV is encoded by the coding sequence ATGGCTCCTGACCAGCCGAAGGATCCGGTCGTCGCGCCGTCCGATTCCGTGGCTCCCGGCGTCGCCTCACCACAGACTCCGCCGGTCGTCGTCGGCCGTCCGACATTGCGGATGGTCGCCGACCTCGCCGGTGTCTCGACCGCGACGGTCTCCTACGTGCTGTCCGGCCGAGCGCGGGGTAGTGCCCGGGTGTCGGAGGCGACCGTCGGACGGGTGCGCGAGGCCGCGCAGCAACTGCAGTACCGACCCAACCAGGCCGCGCGGACGATGCGGACCGGCCGCACCAACGTCGTACTTCTGTCGCTGACGATGCTGTCCGACCCGTGGTCGCAGGCAATGGCCGACGCGGTCAGCGCGGCGGTCACGCCGGCCGGCCTGACCGCACTGATCCTGGCCGACGGCGACTGGCAGGCCACCCTCGATCGGCAGAAGGCCGACGCCGTGTTCGTCGACGGGATCGAGCCCGGCGACGTGACCGAGATCCGCCGGCTCGTCGAACGTGGTGACCGGATCGTCGTCTTCGACGACACCCTGGAACCGGACGGATTCGATGTCGTCCGGTCGCCGGCGATCGGAGGTTGTCGACTGGCGGTCCGGCACCTCTTGGAACACCATCAGCGGATCGGCTGCCTGGCGGTGGAATCGAACCGGCCGCGGAGTCCCCGGTTGCAGGTCTACTACGACGAACTGGCCGCGGCAGGCGTAGCCGTCGGCGAGCACGACGTCGAGACCTTCGAACGCGACGCGGCCAGCGCGTACGAAGCGGCGACCAGGATGCTCGAGCGGGACGACCGGCCGACCGCCATCTACGCGGTCAGCGACTTCGCCGCGATCAGTGCGATCCGTGCCGCCCACCGGCTCGGGATCAGGGTGCCCGACGACGTCGCCGTGATCGGCGTCGGGAACACCCTCGAAGGAGAACGCACCCGGCCGACGTTGTCCACCGTCGGTCCGACGGACTTCTACTCGCGGGTCGCCCGGATCATCGCCGATCGTGCGACGGGCACCGATACCGGGCCCGGGCGGCTGTACGAGTTCGACTGGTCGCTGTTCGTCCGCGAGTCGACCGCCGTCTGA
- a CDS encoding glycosyltransferase family 2 protein produces the protein MNTAPRVSIVVLSMGDRPEELDRCLRSALAQKYDSFEVFCVGMGWQPEGLPEGVRVEGVEENLGSPGGRNYAASRVRSEVFMFLDDDAWLPDADFLGKAMVIFERWPKLGLLAPRLSDANGTTLRRWVPRAHVGDPNESGPAFTCPEGVTLYRRTAWESVGGFPGNFFHGHEGVDVCWRMRDRGWDAWYEASLTVHHPALPPGRHAYYLRLNARNRVWVARRNLPVPLIPVYVGIWTAISLARNARDWESVKSWVSGWQEGWRTSPGDRDPMHWRTVAKLARLGQPPII, from the coding sequence ATGAATACAGCGCCCCGGGTCAGCATCGTCGTGCTGTCCATGGGCGACCGCCCGGAAGAGCTCGATCGCTGTCTGCGCAGCGCCCTGGCCCAGAAGTACGACTCCTTCGAGGTCTTCTGCGTCGGCATGGGCTGGCAGCCGGAGGGGCTCCCGGAGGGTGTCCGGGTCGAGGGCGTGGAGGAGAATCTCGGGTCCCCGGGCGGCCGTAACTACGCCGCCTCCCGGGTCCGCAGCGAGGTGTTCATGTTCCTCGACGACGATGCCTGGCTGCCCGACGCCGACTTCCTCGGCAAGGCGATGGTGATCTTCGAACGCTGGCCCAAGCTGGGTCTGCTGGCACCCCGGCTGTCCGACGCCAACGGCACCACGTTGCGGCGGTGGGTGCCCCGTGCCCACGTCGGTGACCCGAACGAATCGGGCCCGGCCTTCACCTGCCCCGAGGGCGTCACGCTCTACCGCCGTACGGCCTGGGAATCGGTCGGTGGTTTCCCGGGCAACTTCTTCCACGGTCATGAGGGCGTCGACGTCTGCTGGCGGATGCGCGATCGCGGCTGGGACGCCTGGTACGAGGCTTCGCTGACGGTGCACCATCCGGCCCTGCCGCCGGGACGGCACGCCTACTACCTCCGGCTCAACGCCAGAAACCGGGTCTGGGTGGCGCGGCGCAATCTGCCGGTGCCGCTGATCCCTGTGTACGTAGGGATCTGGACCGCGATCTCGCTGGCCCGCAATGCGCGGGACTGGGAGTCGGTGAAGTCCTGGGTGTCGGGGTGGCAGGAGGGGTGGCGCACCTCGCCGGGTGATCGCGACCCGATGCATTGGCGGACCGTCGCCAAGCTGGCCCGGCTCGGTCAGCCCCCGATCATCTGA
- a CDS encoding 1,4-dihydroxy-2-naphthoate polyprenyltransferase, with protein MPSFAQWLSGARPRTLPISVAPVIAGSATAYAAGGFAALPAVLALLVSIALQIGVNFANDYSDGIRGTDTHRVGPMRLVGSGVARPVLVKRAAFGCFGFAGVLGLVLVVMSRQWWLLPVGAAAILAAWYYTGGKRPYGYRGLGEVFVFVFFGLVAVLGTTVVQLRRIDAASIPVAVAIGLLAVAVLVSNNLRDIGGDTASGKRTLATRMGDRPTRVFFAALVAAAAVGYLIAAALSTWWALLALLGIGYLVPQVLVVLRGATGRDLIGPLKAAGFADLLSAALLAVGVVLGSVL; from the coding sequence ATGCCGAGCTTCGCCCAATGGCTGTCCGGCGCCCGGCCCCGTACGCTGCCGATCTCGGTGGCGCCGGTGATCGCCGGCTCGGCCACCGCGTACGCCGCCGGCGGTTTCGCAGCACTGCCGGCGGTGCTCGCACTGCTGGTCAGCATCGCCCTGCAGATCGGGGTCAACTTCGCCAACGACTACTCCGACGGCATCCGCGGCACCGACACCCACCGGGTCGGTCCGATGCGGCTGGTCGGCTCCGGGGTGGCCCGGCCGGTGCTGGTCAAACGAGCCGCGTTCGGCTGTTTCGGTTTCGCCGGCGTGCTCGGTCTGGTGCTGGTGGTGATGTCGCGGCAGTGGTGGCTGCTGCCGGTCGGCGCCGCGGCGATCCTGGCGGCCTGGTACTACACCGGCGGCAAACGCCCGTACGGCTATCGGGGCCTCGGCGAGGTGTTCGTCTTCGTCTTCTTCGGACTGGTCGCGGTGCTCGGGACGACGGTGGTTCAGCTCCGCCGGATCGACGCGGCCAGCATCCCGGTCGCAGTCGCGATCGGGCTGTTGGCGGTCGCGGTCCTGGTCTCCAACAACCTGCGCGACATCGGCGGTGACACCGCCTCGGGCAAGCGGACCCTGGCCACCAGGATGGGCGATCGCCCGACCCGGGTGTTCTTCGCTGCCCTGGTCGCCGCCGCGGCCGTCGGATATCTGATCGCCGCCGCGCTGAGCACCTGGTGGGCGCTGCTCGCCCTGCTCGGGATCGGCTATCTCGTGCCACAGGTGCTGGTGGTGCTCCGCGGCGCGACCGGACGCGACCTGATCGGGCCGCTGAAGGCCGCCGGTTTCGCCGACCTGTTGTCGGCCGCGCTACTCGCCGTCGGTGTCGTCCTCGGCTCCGTGCTCTGA
- a CDS encoding AMP-binding protein: protein MHPEALRLLPPGSDLAVVTEAVAAAMAGGQPIAPLPADPAEASRVRTMLRPDRPVTEPDAAVIVSTSGSTGTPKGVVLSRSAISASAAATHARLGGAGHWLLALPTHYVAGLMVVTRAVAADVGVSDVGSDLSGLARVLAADDIGRSYLSLVPTQLARALDDPDLSAALSRVDAVLLGGAAARPDLLRRAAEADIDVVTTYGMSETCGGCVYDGVPLQGVTISLADPDADGVGRVLLGGPTVFSGYRLQPELTGTTLTSPSTGSGVAVRTNDRGRIVGDRLEVLGRFDDVIISGGLKIDLAAVERAARDWPALVGGELAMIGVPDEEWGSRLVCCAEQVGRPQPGAPADLAALQDFLTGRVARHERPRELIMMARLPRTSSGKIDRQRLLADAIGSATRSEATVR from the coding sequence GTGCATCCCGAAGCCCTGCGACTCCTGCCACCCGGCAGCGACCTGGCCGTGGTGACCGAGGCCGTTGCCGCGGCAATGGCTGGCGGACAGCCGATCGCACCACTGCCTGCCGACCCGGCCGAGGCGTCCCGGGTGCGGACCATGCTGCGTCCGGACCGACCGGTCACCGAGCCCGACGCCGCGGTGATCGTTTCCACCTCCGGTTCGACCGGGACCCCCAAGGGCGTGGTGCTGTCCCGGAGCGCGATCAGTGCCTCGGCTGCCGCCACCCATGCACGACTCGGTGGCGCCGGGCACTGGCTGCTTGCGTTGCCGACGCACTATGTCGCGGGTCTGATGGTGGTCACCCGGGCCGTGGCCGCCGACGTCGGTGTCAGCGACGTCGGCTCGGACCTGTCCGGCCTGGCTCGCGTGCTGGCCGCCGACGACATCGGCCGCAGCTACCTGTCGCTGGTGCCGACCCAACTCGCCCGCGCGTTGGACGATCCGGATCTGTCGGCGGCGCTGAGCCGGGTCGACGCCGTCCTGCTGGGCGGCGCCGCGGCCCGCCCGGATCTGCTGCGACGGGCCGCCGAGGCCGACATCGACGTGGTCACGACCTACGGGATGAGTGAGACCTGCGGCGGCTGCGTCTACGACGGCGTGCCGCTGCAGGGGGTCACGATCAGCCTGGCCGATCCCGATGCCGATGGTGTCGGCCGGGTGCTGCTCGGCGGCCCGACCGTGTTCTCCGGCTACCGGCTGCAGCCCGAGCTGACGGGCACGACCCTGACCAGTCCTTCGACCGGTTCGGGAGTGGCCGTCCGGACCAACGACCGCGGCCGCATCGTCGGTGATCGACTGGAGGTGCTGGGCCGCTTCGACGACGTGATCATCAGCGGCGGGCTGAAGATCGACCTGGCGGCGGTCGAACGCGCCGCGCGGGACTGGCCGGCGCTGGTCGGCGGCGAGCTCGCGATGATCGGCGTACCCGACGAGGAGTGGGGCAGCCGGCTGGTCTGCTGCGCCGAACAGGTCGGTCGGCCACAACCCGGTGCACCGGCCGACCTCGCGGCGTTGCAGGATTTCCTCACCGGGCGCGTGGCCCGGCACGAACGGCCCAGGGAGTTGATCATGATGGCGCGGCTGCCGCGCACCTCCAGCGGCAAGATCGATCGGCAGCGGTTGCTCGCCGACGCGATCGGGAGTGCCACCCGATCGGAGGCGACCGTCCGATGA
- a CDS encoding o-succinylbenzoate synthase: MSAVARIASYAIGMRNRFRGITERRGMVWRGPAGWAEWSPFEDYAGDELVPWLRAAREMATEPWPTPVRDRIPVNCTIPVVEPQVAYRMAAESGCGTAKIKVAEPGQSPGDDLARVAAVRAALGDGGRIRVDANGGWDVDEAYAALRDLNAFDLEYAEQPCATTEELAALRGRLRAGGTPIPIAADESIRRATDPYRVAELEAADLAVLKVQPLGGVRACLEIAAGIGMPVVVSSAVETSIGIRAGVALAAALPELPYACGLNTIRLLKDDLGRPSLVAEQGVLPVDDLVVDDDAVRRCAAAEDDHRRWSARLGETLASAGLSEDDLAVQGVR, encoded by the coding sequence GTGTCCGCAGTCGCCCGTATCGCCAGCTACGCGATCGGCATGCGGAATCGCTTCCGCGGGATCACCGAGCGACGCGGGATGGTCTGGCGGGGCCCTGCAGGCTGGGCCGAGTGGAGCCCGTTCGAGGACTACGCCGGCGACGAGCTGGTGCCCTGGCTGAGAGCCGCCCGGGAGATGGCGACCGAGCCGTGGCCGACCCCGGTCCGGGACAGGATCCCGGTGAACTGCACCATTCCGGTGGTGGAGCCGCAGGTCGCCTACCGGATGGCGGCCGAGTCCGGCTGCGGGACGGCCAAGATCAAGGTCGCCGAGCCGGGTCAGTCGCCCGGAGATGATCTTGCCCGGGTGGCGGCCGTCCGGGCCGCGCTCGGAGACGGCGGCAGGATCCGAGTGGACGCCAACGGCGGCTGGGATGTCGACGAGGCCTATGCGGCCCTGCGAGATCTGAACGCCTTCGACCTGGAGTACGCCGAGCAGCCCTGTGCGACCACCGAGGAACTGGCCGCGCTGCGCGGACGGCTCCGAGCCGGCGGGACACCGATCCCGATCGCGGCCGACGAATCGATCCGACGGGCCACGGATCCCTACCGGGTGGCCGAGCTCGAGGCCGCAGACCTCGCCGTCCTCAAGGTGCAGCCGCTCGGTGGTGTCCGGGCCTGTCTGGAGATCGCCGCCGGGATCGGGATGCCGGTGGTGGTGTCCAGTGCGGTCGAGACCAGCATCGGGATCCGGGCCGGCGTCGCCCTGGCCGCAGCGCTGCCGGAGTTGCCGTACGCCTGCGGGCTGAACACCATCCGGCTGCTGAAAGATGATCTTGGCCGGCCATCGCTGGTGGCCGAGCAGGGCGTCCTGCCGGTCGACGACCTGGTGGTGGACGACGATGCGGTGCGTCGCTGTGCTGCCGCCGAGGATGATCATCGGCGCTGGTCGGCGCGACTGGGTGAAACGTTGGCGTCGGCCGGTCTCAGTGAAGATGATCTTGCTGTGCAGGGGGTTCGATGA
- the menD gene encoding 2-succinyl-5-enolpyruvyl-6-hydroxy-3-cyclohexene-1-carboxylic-acid synthase, translated as MSSTACAQVVVEELISFGVREAVLAPGSRDAPLAYELFEADKIGLLRLHVRIDERSAAFTALGMAKASGLPVPVITTSGTAAGNLHPAVMEAWHSRIPLIAITADRPLSMIDTGANQTTRQRGLFAGHVRSEVQVTSSESSPRAWRFAIQRALVAASGRRSMIGGPAHINIAFDEPLVPEPIDRPEEDFRQIDPVAVSVAPTVLPSAPQTVIIAGDLPPEEGHRIAHLAERAAIPLLAEPSSNARRGPAAIGSYRLLLQSSLTDDIERVVVVGHPTLSRPVSALMRRPDLELIVVDGSPEWADPAMNADRVLGGISFDDSEDRGGVQDGDWLSRWQQADHALRPKIDELITTTAADGESITGPTLAATLWRALGEDDQLFVGSSNPVRDLDLAPIGPTVPQTYANRGLAGIDGALSTAAGIALASDRPTHALVGDLTFLHDAGGLIVPTAEPRPGLRIVVANDDGGSIFATLEQGHPAQMGAFERVFGVGHGTDLSGLAAAVGAGYLKINSVDQLTAALRQPPSGIEVLDVIVDRRHRRTLDQQLNGLAATL; from the coding sequence ATGAGTTCGACGGCGTGTGCCCAGGTCGTGGTGGAGGAGTTGATCTCCTTCGGCGTCCGGGAGGCCGTGCTGGCGCCGGGTTCGCGGGACGCGCCGCTGGCCTATGAACTGTTCGAGGCCGACAAGATCGGCCTGCTCCGGTTGCATGTCCGGATCGACGAACGCAGCGCCGCCTTCACCGCGCTCGGAATGGCGAAGGCGTCCGGGCTGCCGGTGCCGGTGATCACCACCTCCGGGACCGCGGCCGGCAATCTGCATCCGGCGGTGATGGAGGCCTGGCATTCCCGGATCCCGTTGATCGCGATCACGGCCGACCGACCGCTGTCCATGATCGACACCGGAGCCAATCAGACCACCCGGCAGCGCGGCCTGTTCGCCGGACACGTGCGGTCCGAGGTGCAGGTGACCAGCAGCGAATCCAGCCCGCGGGCGTGGCGCTTCGCCATCCAACGCGCGCTGGTGGCAGCATCCGGCCGGCGCAGCATGATCGGCGGGCCGGCCCACATCAACATCGCCTTCGACGAACCGCTCGTCCCGGAGCCGATCGATCGACCCGAGGAGGACTTCCGACAGATCGATCCGGTTGCGGTGTCGGTCGCGCCGACCGTGCTGCCGTCTGCGCCGCAGACGGTGATCATCGCCGGTGACCTGCCACCGGAGGAGGGACACCGGATCGCCCACCTGGCCGAACGGGCCGCGATCCCGTTGCTTGCCGAGCCGTCCAGCAACGCCCGGCGTGGACCGGCGGCGATCGGCAGCTACCGGCTGCTGCTGCAGTCGAGCCTCACCGACGACATCGAACGGGTGGTCGTGGTCGGGCATCCGACGCTGTCCCGCCCGGTGTCGGCCCTGATGCGCCGGCCGGACCTGGAGCTGATCGTCGTCGACGGAAGTCCGGAGTGGGCCGACCCGGCGATGAACGCCGACCGGGTGTTGGGCGGCATCAGCTTCGACGACAGCGAGGACCGGGGCGGTGTGCAGGACGGCGACTGGCTGTCCCGGTGGCAACAGGCCGACCATGCACTGCGTCCGAAGATCGACGAACTGATCACCACGACAGCGGCCGACGGCGAGTCGATCACCGGCCCGACGCTGGCTGCGACCCTGTGGCGAGCTCTCGGCGAGGACGACCAGTTGTTCGTCGGATCGTCCAACCCGGTCCGTGATCTTGATCTCGCACCGATCGGACCGACGGTCCCGCAGACCTACGCCAACCGGGGGCTGGCCGGGATCGACGGAGCACTGTCGACCGCGGCCGGGATCGCGCTGGCCTCGGACCGGCCGACGCACGCGCTGGTCGGTGATCTGACCTTCCTGCATGACGCCGGTGGGTTGATCGTCCCGACCGCCGAACCCAGGCCAGGGCTACGGATCGTCGTCGCCAACGACGACGGGGGAAGCATCTTCGCCACGCTGGAACAGGGCCACCCGGCCCAGATGGGTGCGTTCGAACGGGTCTTCGGCGTCGGTCACGGGACCGACCTGTCGGGACTGGCCGCCGCGGTCGGTGCGGGCTACCTCAAGATCAACTCGGTCGACCAGCTGACGGCGGCCCTGCGGCAGCCGCCGAGCGGGATCGAGGTGCTCGACGTCATCGTGGACCGGCGCCATCGTCGTACTCTCGATCAGCAGCTCAACGGGCTCGCAGCCACGCTCTGA